The following proteins are co-located in the Tenrec ecaudatus isolate mTenEca1 chromosome 11, mTenEca1.hap1, whole genome shotgun sequence genome:
- the GGACT gene encoding gamma-glutamylaminecyclotransferase: protein MAKMTHVFVYGTLKRGQPNHQVLLDSSHGWAALRGQGRTAEPHPLVIAGQHNIPYLLSLPGRGHCVAGEIYAVDEQMLQFLDEFEGCPDMYQRTLVRIEVLMWEGKRSAPAETPAADSTMQCFVYSTATYSPEWALLPYHDNYDSQGTHGLRYNPRENR, encoded by the coding sequence ATGGCCAAAATGACCCACGTGTTCGTGTACGGGACCCTCAAGAGAGGCCAGCCCAACCATCAGGTCCTGCTGGACAGCAGCCACGGCTGGGCGGCCCTGCGGGGTCAGGGCCGCACGGCAGAGCCCCACCCGCTGGTGATCGCGGGCCAGCACAACATCCCGTACCTGCTGAGCCTGCCCGGGCGGGGCCACTGCGTGGCCGGGGAGATCTACGCGGTCGATGAGCAGATGCTGCAATTCCTGGATGAATTTGAAGGCTGCCCAGACATGTACCAGCGCACCCTGGTGAGGATTGAAGTCCTCATGTGGGAAGGTAAACGCAGTGCCCCTGCGGAGACGCCAGCTGCCGACAGCACCATGCAGTGCTTCGTGTACAGCACCGCCACCTACTCGCCCGAGTGGGCCCTCCTCCCGTACCACGACAATTATGACTCTCAGGGGACACACGGCCTTCGCTACAATCCGCGGGAAAACAGATGA